In a genomic window of Glycine max cultivar Williams 82 chromosome 13, Glycine_max_v4.0, whole genome shotgun sequence:
- the LOC100805994 gene encoding delta(14)-sterol reductase codes for MMESHVDLGFLLQALTPSWNSVPLLVGFFTYLAVAGSILPGKLVPGVALLDGTRLHYCCNGLLSLLLLVALLGIGAKMGFVSPTAISDRGLELLSTTFAFSFLVTLILHFSGCKSQSKGSSLKPHLSGNLIHDWWFGIQLNPQFMGIDLKFFFVRAGMMGWLLINLSILMKSIQDGTLSQSMILYQLFCALYILDYFVHEEYMTSTWDIIAERLGFMLVFGDLVWIPFSFSIQGWWLLMNSVELTPAAIVANCFVFLIGYMVFRGANKQKHVFKKNPKAPIWGKPPKVIGGKLLASGYWGIARHCNYLGDLMLALSFSLPCGISSPIPYFYPIYLLILLIWRERRDEARCAEKYREIWAEYRKLVPWRILPYVY; via the exons ATGATGGAGTCACACGTGGATCTAGGTTTTCTCCTTCAAGCTCTCACTCCATCTTGGAACTCC GTTCCTTTGCTTGTGGGGTTCTTCACTTACTTGGCCGTTGCTGGATCCATTCTCCCTGGAAAACTTGTTCCTGGCGTTGCACTACTCGATGGAACTCGTCTACACTATTGCTGCAATG GTCTGCTCTCGCTTCTTCTGTTGGTTGCACTTCTCGGGATCGGTGCCAAGATGGGTTTTGTGTCTCCCACT GCCATATCAGACAGAGGACTTGAGCTGCTGTCCACAACTTTTGCCTTCAGTTTTCTT GTAACCCTGATATTGCATTTTTCCGGTTGCAAGTCACAAAGTAAAGGTTCATCACTAAAGCCTCATCTCAGTGGAAACCTGATACACGATTG gtGGTTTGGTATACAACTAAATCCACAGTTCATGGGTATCGACCTCAA ATTTTTCTTTGTTAGAGCTGGAATGATGGGATGGCTACTTATCAATTTATCTATTCTTATGAAGAGCATTCAAGATGGTACTTTGAGCCAGTCAATGATTCTCTACCAGCTATTCTGTGCA CTATACATCCTGGACTATTTTGTACATGAAGAGTACATGACATCCAC CTGGGACATAATTGCAGAGAGACTGGGCTTCATGTTGGTCTTTGGAGATTTAGTGTggattcctttctctttcagCATACAG GGATGGTGGCTCTTGATGAACAGTGTGGAGTTAACACCAGCTGCCATTGTAGCTAATTGCTTTGTGTTCCTGATTGG ATACATGGTATTTCGAGGAGCAAACAAGCAAAAGCATGTGTTCAAAAAGAATCCAAAGGCTCCTATCTGGGGTAAGCCTCCAAAAGTCATTGGTGGAAAGCTACTTGCTTCTGGTTATTG GGGTATTGCTAGACACTGTAATTACCTAGGGGATTTGATGCTTGCTCTCTCCTTTAGCTTACCATGTGGGATAAG TTCACCAAttccatacttctatccaattTATCTTCTTATTCTGTTAATCTGGAGAGAGAGAAGGGATGAAGCTCGTTGCGCCGAGAAGTATAGAGAGATATGGGCCGAGTATCGTAAACTTGTTCCATGGAGAATATTGCCTTACGTTTattag